A window of Cohnella herbarum contains these coding sequences:
- a CDS encoding glycosyltransferase encodes MKILYLSVHGVLEYDELKLFTELGHECYSHGSYINPHVDNAYRPAIPEMKYDPAFAELANRHPASHLHPDMIEDKDVIIVMHMVHFITNNWDKIKHKRVIWRSIGQSEPLQESMLSPYRQQGLQIVRYSPRERQIPNYIGEDAVIRFYKDPNEYCGWTGTSGTVMAMNQAMKYRGLALNYEFFHQACDGLPVKLFGPLNDNVPENAGFLSYDLMKRELRENRVFLYTGTRIASYTLGFIEAFMTGIPIVSVGEVAGNNPTLQQKTFEIPDLIEHGVDGFVSDDIAAIRAYILTLLSNYEYAKYVSSNARRKAVQLFGKETVKSKWKNFLEMG; translated from the coding sequence TTGAAAATTTTGTATTTATCCGTTCATGGCGTGCTTGAGTACGATGAATTGAAGTTATTTACCGAGTTAGGCCATGAATGCTACTCCCACGGAAGTTACATCAATCCGCACGTCGACAATGCATATCGTCCCGCCATTCCAGAGATGAAATATGACCCCGCATTCGCCGAATTAGCCAATCGGCATCCCGCAAGTCATTTACATCCCGATATGATCGAAGATAAAGACGTCATTATCGTTATGCATATGGTTCATTTTATTACGAACAATTGGGATAAAATTAAACACAAAAGAGTCATATGGAGATCGATCGGCCAATCCGAGCCTTTGCAAGAGAGCATGCTTTCCCCCTATCGGCAGCAAGGTTTGCAGATTGTCCGATATTCGCCCAGAGAAAGACAAATCCCGAATTATATCGGCGAAGACGCAGTCATTAGGTTCTACAAGGACCCTAACGAATATTGCGGATGGACGGGCACTAGCGGTACCGTGATGGCTATGAATCAGGCAATGAAATATAGAGGATTAGCGCTGAATTATGAATTTTTCCATCAAGCCTGCGACGGTCTGCCCGTTAAGCTGTTCGGCCCGCTTAACGATAACGTGCCCGAAAACGCCGGTTTCTTAAGCTATGATCTCATGAAGCGGGAGTTAAGGGAAAATCGAGTGTTTTTATATACCGGAACTAGAATAGCCAGCTATACTCTCGGTTTTATCGAAGCCTTCATGACTGGCATTCCGATCGTTTCGGTGGGAGAAGTAGCAGGCAATAACCCTACGCTTCAACAAAAAACCTTTGAAATTCCCGATTTGATCGAACATGGGGTAGACGGGTTCGTTTCCGATGATATCGCCGCGATAAGAGCGTACATACTCACATTGCTATCCAATTATGAGTATGCGAAATACGTTAGCTCGAACGCGAGACGCAAGGCGGTTCAGCTATTCGGGAAGGAAACCGTTAAGTCGAAGTGGAAAAATTTTTTGGAAATGGGATGA
- the ligA gene encoding NAD-dependent DNA ligase LigA produces the protein MAHKESLERMRELVAELNAHSHRYYTEDNPTISDKEYDVLYDELTRLESESGTVLPDSPTRRVGDDILKAFEPHRHLSRLWSLDKAQNIEDLNAWAARANRLIADYNAKNPNEPLPPAEYVLELKFDGLSLNLTYSGGELSQSATRGNGEVGEGILAQARTIRTIPLTIGFEGGTIEVQGEGFMRLSVLEEYNKTAAEPLKNARNGAAGALRNQDPKITAARRLDAFFYNIGYSEGVSFGNHREMMAFLRDNKFPVNPYIAYFSTIEDLIAELSAIVERRNQLDYLIDGAVIKLTDMRTREALGYTDKFPRWAVAFKFEAEETTTVLESVSWELGRTGKVTPLARVEAVELAGVTVQNCTLNNIGDIERKNLSHALGTRVFIRRSNDVIPEILGKADDEEGGTIEVPVVCPGCGSPLEMRGAHLFCNNRLGCKPQIIGRITHFASRDCMDIETFSGKTAEQLYDELNVREPADLYGLGFDDLVKLQRFGEKKATNLLAALEKSKSRGLASFLNALGIPNTGKATTKMLADHFGDLDRLMAAEAEELVGLPDVGGIVAESIHSFFRDPLVQESIARMREFGVKAEASMPAAVAADASHPLFGKTVVLTGTLSVMTRDEAAQKLEALGAKVSGSVSKKTDLVIAGESAGSKLTKARDLGVPVLEDEAELVRLLGGTI, from the coding sequence ATGGCGCACAAGGAATCCCTGGAGCGGATGCGGGAGCTCGTCGCTGAGCTCAACGCGCATAGCCACCGATACTATACGGAAGACAATCCAACGATCAGCGATAAAGAGTATGACGTTCTTTACGATGAATTAACCCGCTTGGAATCGGAGAGCGGAACCGTATTGCCGGATTCTCCTACGCGGAGGGTCGGCGACGATATTCTGAAAGCATTCGAGCCTCACCGTCATCTATCCCGGTTGTGGAGCTTGGATAAAGCGCAGAATATCGAGGATTTGAATGCATGGGCGGCCCGGGCTAATCGTCTGATCGCCGATTACAATGCCAAAAATCCGAATGAGCCCCTCCCGCCCGCCGAGTACGTCTTGGAGCTGAAATTCGACGGCTTGTCGTTGAATTTGACCTACAGCGGAGGCGAGCTATCGCAATCGGCAACGAGGGGGAACGGAGAAGTCGGGGAAGGAATCCTCGCCCAGGCTCGCACGATTCGTACGATCCCGCTGACGATCGGATTCGAAGGCGGAACGATCGAAGTGCAGGGCGAAGGCTTCATGCGCTTGTCCGTGCTTGAAGAATACAACAAGACGGCAGCCGAACCGCTCAAGAACGCCCGCAACGGAGCCGCCGGAGCGCTGCGTAATCAGGACCCTAAGATCACGGCCGCACGGAGACTGGACGCCTTCTTCTACAACATCGGATATTCGGAGGGAGTTTCTTTCGGCAACCATCGCGAGATGATGGCGTTCCTGCGCGATAACAAGTTCCCGGTTAATCCTTATATCGCTTATTTCTCTACGATCGAAGATCTGATCGCAGAGCTAAGCGCGATCGTGGAGAGGCGAAACCAGCTAGACTATCTTATCGACGGTGCGGTAATCAAGCTGACCGACATGAGGACGCGCGAAGCTCTTGGGTATACGGATAAATTCCCGCGTTGGGCCGTAGCGTTCAAATTCGAGGCCGAGGAAACGACGACCGTATTGGAATCGGTATCTTGGGAGTTGGGCAGGACGGGGAAAGTGACCCCGCTCGCTCGCGTCGAAGCGGTCGAGCTTGCCGGAGTGACGGTACAGAATTGTACGTTGAACAACATCGGAGACATCGAGCGCAAAAATTTGTCCCATGCGCTCGGGACTCGCGTGTTCATTCGTCGCTCGAACGACGTCATTCCCGAGATTCTTGGCAAAGCGGACGATGAAGAAGGCGGAACGATCGAGGTTCCCGTCGTCTGTCCGGGATGCGGTTCGCCTCTGGAGATGCGCGGAGCGCACTTGTTCTGCAATAATCGGCTGGGCTGCAAGCCGCAGATCATCGGGCGGATCACCCATTTTGCATCTCGCGATTGCATGGATATCGAGACGTTCAGCGGCAAAACCGCGGAGCAGCTCTATGACGAGTTGAACGTACGCGAGCCTGCTGATTTATACGGTCTTGGATTTGACGATCTGGTTAAGCTTCAGCGATTCGGCGAGAAGAAGGCCACGAACTTGCTTGCTGCGCTTGAGAAATCCAAGTCGCGCGGCCTTGCTTCCTTCCTCAATGCGCTTGGCATTCCGAATACGGGCAAAGCAACGACGAAAATGCTGGCGGATCACTTCGGGGATTTGGATCGGTTAATGGCTGCCGAGGCGGAAGAGTTAGTCGGATTGCCGGATGTCGGCGGGATCGTAGCCGAGAGTATCCACTCCTTCTTCCGCGATCCTCTCGTTCAAGAGAGCATCGCGCGCATGCGCGAATTCGGAGTGAAGGCGGAAGCGTCTATGCCGGCAGCGGTAGCCGCGGATGCAAGTCATCCGTTATTCGGCAAAACCGTCGTGTTGACCGGCACGTTATCCGTCATGACGCGAGACGAGGCCGCGCAGAAGCTGGAAGCGTTGGGAGCGAAGGTATCCGGCAGCGTCTCCAAGAAAACGGATCTGGTCATTGCCGGCGAAAGCGCGGGAAGCAAGCTGACCAAAGCTCGCGATCTCGGCGTTCCGGTACTCGAGGACGAGGCGGAATTGGTACGTTTGTTAGGCGGAACTATTTAG
- the pcrA gene encoding DNA helicase PcrA: MFFERDNTNAIDIDASINKLNPKQKEAAIATNGPLLIMAGAGSGKTRVLTHRIAYLISKRLAAPWSILAITFTNKAAREMQDRVSKLIGPSGRDIWVSTFHSMCVRILRKDIERIGFGSNFSILDSTDQLSVIRNVMKDNNIDVKKFEPKAVQAAIGAAKNELLTPAQYEQRQGDFFETIVAKVYTQYQRRLKANNSLDFDDLLLLTIQLFKDVPEVLEFYQNKFKYVHVDEYQDTNRAQYTLCKMLAEKHHNICVVGDSDQSIYRWRGADITNILNFEADYPEAQSILLEQNYRSTSNILDAANAVIKNNMGRKAKNLWTDQNGGDKIIVYQGDSEHEEGYFIAGEIRKNRQNARRYGDHAILYRTNAQSRVVEEILIKSEIPYQIVGGIKFYDRKEIKDILSYLRLISNPDDDNSLNRIVNVPKRGLGDTTMAKVQEEATRKGVSMLKVLNEGDGLLGDGLYHLDIQTRAKAALSEFRDLIRNLSAMVEYLSVTELTEKLLELTEYRLELQRENTLESKSRLENIEEFLSVTQEFEKRNEDKSLVSFLTELALVADIDSMDDDDEDSGDAVTLMTMHSAKGLEFPIVFIVGMEEGLFPSSRSFMDNEEMEEERRLAYVGITRAEKKLYLTCARMRLLYGRTSTNAPSRFLEEIPSELKEAVEPAGGGRSGSYGGYSSRLGGGNGGGGGYGARSASPSSAGGGYPPSGFGARPTIAPTNGGSGASVVRPQTPSASKPVGDGMAIVAGDKVQHAKWGVGTVVAVKGTGNDAELQIAFPAPTGVKRLLAAFAPVTKI, from the coding sequence ATGTTTTTTGAACGGGATAATACGAACGCGATCGATATCGATGCTTCAATTAATAAGCTAAATCCGAAACAGAAGGAAGCGGCCATTGCGACCAATGGTCCGTTGCTGATTATGGCCGGAGCGGGAAGCGGTAAAACCCGGGTTCTTACGCACCGTATCGCTTATTTGATTTCCAAGCGCCTTGCCGCTCCGTGGAGCATATTGGCGATCACCTTTACGAATAAAGCCGCGCGAGAGATGCAAGACCGGGTTTCCAAGCTGATCGGTCCGTCCGGCAGAGACATCTGGGTAAGCACCTTCCACTCCATGTGCGTGCGGATTTTGCGCAAAGACATCGAACGTATCGGATTCGGCTCGAATTTCAGCATTCTGGATTCTACGGATCAACTGTCCGTCATTCGTAACGTGATGAAGGACAACAATATCGACGTGAAGAAGTTCGAACCGAAAGCGGTGCAGGCGGCGATCGGCGCGGCGAAGAACGAACTGCTAACCCCGGCCCAGTATGAGCAACGGCAAGGCGACTTTTTCGAAACGATCGTGGCCAAGGTTTACACGCAATACCAACGGAGACTTAAAGCGAACAACTCGCTTGACTTCGACGACCTTCTTCTTCTGACGATTCAATTGTTCAAGGACGTTCCTGAAGTTTTGGAGTTTTACCAGAACAAATTCAAATACGTTCACGTCGACGAGTATCAGGATACGAACAGAGCGCAGTATACGTTATGTAAAATGTTGGCGGAGAAGCATCACAACATCTGCGTGGTCGGGGATAGCGATCAGTCGATCTACCGCTGGCGCGGAGCGGACATTACGAACATTCTGAACTTCGAGGCCGATTATCCGGAAGCGCAGAGCATTTTGCTCGAGCAGAATTACCGTTCGACCTCTAATATTCTGGACGCGGCTAACGCGGTCATTAAGAACAATATGGGTCGCAAAGCGAAAAACTTGTGGACGGACCAGAACGGCGGAGACAAGATCATCGTGTATCAAGGCGATTCCGAGCATGAGGAAGGTTACTTCATTGCCGGCGAAATTCGCAAAAACCGTCAAAACGCTCGCCGTTACGGAGATCATGCGATTCTCTATCGGACCAATGCGCAGTCCCGGGTCGTGGAGGAAATTCTGATCAAATCGGAGATTCCTTATCAGATCGTCGGCGGCATCAAGTTCTACGATCGCAAAGAGATTAAAGACATTCTTTCTTATCTTAGATTAATTTCCAACCCGGATGACGATAACAGCCTTAACCGGATCGTGAACGTGCCGAAGAGGGGCTTAGGCGATACGACGATGGCTAAGGTTCAGGAAGAAGCGACCCGTAAAGGGGTGTCGATGCTTAAGGTGCTGAACGAAGGAGACGGCTTGCTTGGCGACGGGCTGTATCATTTGGACATTCAGACCCGCGCTAAGGCCGCATTATCGGAATTCCGCGATCTCATTCGTAACCTAAGCGCAATGGTCGAATATTTATCCGTGACGGAACTGACGGAGAAGTTGCTCGAGCTCACCGAATACCGGTTAGAGCTGCAGCGCGAGAACACGTTGGAATCGAAGTCGAGGCTGGAAAATATCGAAGAGTTCCTATCGGTAACGCAAGAGTTCGAGAAACGCAACGAAGACAAGTCGCTTGTTTCTTTCTTGACGGAATTGGCTTTGGTTGCGGACATCGACTCGATGGACGACGACGATGAAGACAGCGGAGACGCGGTCACTCTCATGACGATGCATAGCGCCAAAGGCTTGGAGTTTCCCATCGTGTTCATCGTTGGAATGGAAGAGGGGTTATTCCCGAGCAGCCGTTCGTTCATGGACAATGAGGAGATGGAAGAAGAGCGCAGGCTAGCTTACGTGGGGATTACGCGAGCGGAGAAGAAGCTTTACTTAACTTGCGCCCGAATGAGACTTCTGTACGGTCGGACGAGCACGAATGCGCCTTCGCGTTTTCTGGAAGAAATTCCGAGCGAACTGAAGGAAGCGGTCGAGCCTGCCGGAGGAGGACGCTCGGGATCCTACGGGGGTTACAGCTCCCGCTTAGGCGGAGGTAACGGCGGCGGAGGCGGATATGGTGCGCGTTCTGCCTCGCCGAGTTCCGCCGGAGGGGGGTATCCGCCTTCAGGGTTCGGCGCTAGGCCGACCATTGCTCCGACGAACGGAGGTAGCGGCGCTTCGGTCGTTCGACCGCAGACGCCTTCCGCTTCCAAGCCCGTAGGGGACGGAATGGCCATCGTGGCCGGAGATAAGGTTCAGCATGCGAAGTGGGGCGTCGGCACGGTCGTTGCCGTGAAGGGGACGGGCAACGATGCCGAGCTGCAAATTGCGTTTCCTGCGCCTACCGGCGTTAAGCGGTTGTTGGCCGCATTTGCCCCGGTGACGAAAATATAA
- a CDS encoding heptaprenylglyceryl phosphate synthase, producing the protein MLPLFYSNWKHVFKLDPDRPIDDETLDAICTSGTDAILVGGSSGVTFDNTVDLMSRIRRYEVSCAFELSDPSCGVPGFDGYFIPSVLNTKRTEWLIGHHVEALRDYGHLLPWESIVGEAYLVLNPDSTVARISGAEANISANEALAYSQVADRLWNVPVLYVEYSGTFGDMELLKRIKNNLKQAHLFYGGGIDSAERAAQAASHADTVVVGNIIYHDLDAALATVSAVNLSLKEHGHVF; encoded by the coding sequence ATGCTCCCCTTATTTTATAGCAATTGGAAACACGTATTTAAGCTAGACCCCGACCGTCCCATCGACGACGAAACGCTGGACGCGATATGCACTTCCGGAACGGACGCGATACTGGTAGGCGGCTCTAGCGGAGTAACGTTCGACAACACGGTCGATCTGATGTCGCGCATTCGCAGGTACGAAGTGTCGTGCGCCTTCGAATTGTCCGATCCGTCGTGCGGCGTGCCCGGGTTCGACGGCTATTTTATCCCGAGCGTGCTGAATACCAAGCGAACGGAATGGCTGATCGGCCATCATGTCGAGGCTCTGCGCGATTATGGGCATCTGCTTCCTTGGGAGTCGATCGTGGGCGAGGCGTACCTTGTCCTGAACCCGGATTCCACCGTTGCCAGAATTTCGGGCGCGGAGGCGAATATCTCCGCCAACGAAGCTCTCGCCTACAGCCAGGTGGCGGATCGCTTATGGAACGTCCCCGTGTTATACGTAGAGTACAGCGGAACGTTCGGTGATATGGAGCTGTTGAAGCGAATCAAAAACAATCTCAAACAGGCGCATTTGTTCTACGGCGGCGGAATCGACAGCGCGGAGCGGGCGGCGCAAGCGGCTAGCCATGCGGATACGGTCGTCGTGGGGAATATCATCTATCACGATTTGGATGCCGCCCTGGCTACGGTCAGCGCGGTTAACCTTTCATTAAAGGAGCACGGACATGTTTTTTGA
- a CDS encoding glycoside hydrolase family 13 protein yields the protein MAEHIKKWWKEAVVYQVYWRSFYDSNGDGYGDMEGLIHKLDYIRELGVDIIWLNPIYDSPDLDNGYDISGYETVMPKAGTMEVWEKLLAEVHARGMKLIMDLVVNHTSDRHPWFLESKSSRDNPKRDWYIWKDAKDGEAPNNWRSYFSPSTWEWDEQTEQYYFHSFAVEQPDLNWANPELREEIYRTMTYWMDKGIDGFRLDAIALLAKPDGFPDADNPADIHYLTNHPGLHDYMREMNERVFRHYDIVTVGETAFVTPEEGLKFVGEDRRELNMLFHFEVCDEMPSWDMLRFKDIQRRWYKGLWGKGSNSQFLNNHDHTRQVTRFGNDGPYRVESAKLLATMLHTLPGIPYIYQGEEIGMTGVRFDSIEDYDDIAMRNRYDEEVAKGGDPQEVLLRLQPLSRDNSRTPMQWDDSAYAGFTTGTPWIKVNPNYAEINVAQDLADPSSVYRYYQQLIALRKNNEVMVYGDFEELPEWLEDEHLYVYTRTLGETRWLIVLNHSDETSFIRLSSEYIGPTRKLLISNYAVSEAESVDRIVLRPHEARIYEL from the coding sequence ATGGCTGAGCATATTAAAAAATGGTGGAAAGAAGCCGTAGTGTATCAAGTGTATTGGAGAAGCTTTTACGATTCCAACGGGGACGGCTATGGCGATATGGAAGGTTTGATCCATAAGCTGGATTATATTCGGGAGCTTGGCGTCGATATCATTTGGTTGAACCCGATCTACGATTCTCCGGACTTGGACAACGGTTACGATATATCCGGTTACGAAACCGTCATGCCGAAAGCCGGTACGATGGAAGTTTGGGAGAAGCTGCTCGCCGAAGTTCATGCCCGCGGGATGAAGCTGATCATGGACTTGGTCGTCAATCACACCTCCGACCGACACCCGTGGTTTTTGGAATCGAAGTCTTCAAGGGACAACCCCAAAAGGGACTGGTATATCTGGAAGGATGCGAAGGACGGAGAAGCGCCTAACAATTGGCGTTCTTACTTCTCTCCATCGACGTGGGAATGGGACGAGCAAACGGAGCAGTATTATTTCCATTCCTTCGCGGTAGAGCAACCGGATCTGAATTGGGCAAACCCCGAACTGCGCGAGGAAATCTATCGGACGATGACGTATTGGATGGATAAAGGCATCGACGGTTTCCGGTTGGATGCGATTGCTTTATTGGCCAAGCCGGACGGCTTCCCCGATGCGGACAATCCGGCGGACATTCACTATTTAACGAATCATCCCGGGTTGCATGACTATATGCGGGAGATGAATGAACGGGTATTCCGTCATTACGATATCGTGACGGTAGGCGAGACGGCGTTCGTTACGCCGGAGGAAGGGTTGAAGTTCGTCGGCGAAGACCGCCGGGAATTAAATATGTTGTTCCATTTTGAAGTATGCGACGAGATGCCTTCGTGGGACATGCTTCGATTCAAGGATATACAGCGGCGTTGGTATAAGGGACTGTGGGGCAAAGGATCGAATTCCCAGTTTTTGAACAACCACGATCACACTAGGCAAGTTACCCGATTCGGAAACGACGGCCCTTACAGGGTGGAATCCGCGAAGCTGTTAGCCACCATGCTGCACACCTTGCCGGGGATTCCTTATATTTATCAAGGCGAAGAGATCGGCATGACCGGCGTGCGCTTCGACTCGATCGAGGATTACGATGATATCGCGATGCGAAACCGTTACGATGAAGAGGTCGCGAAAGGCGGAGATCCGCAGGAAGTTCTCCTAAGACTTCAACCTCTTAGCAGGGACAATTCCCGTACCCCTATGCAATGGGATGATTCGGCTTATGCCGGGTTTACGACCGGGACCCCATGGATTAAAGTGAATCCGAACTACGCGGAGATCAACGTTGCCCAAGATCTAGCGGATCCAAGTTCGGTTTATCGGTATTATCAGCAGTTGATCGCGTTACGCAAAAATAACGAGGTCATGGTGTACGGCGATTTCGAAGAGTTGCCGGAGTGGTTGGAAGACGAGCATCTTTATGTGTATACCCGTACCTTGGGAGAGACTCGCTGGTTAATCGTGCTCAATCACTCGGATGAGACATCGTTTATACGCTTGTCTTCGGAATATATAGGGCCGACTAGAAAGTTACTGATATCAAACTATGCGGTCAGCGAAGCCGAATCGGTGGACCGAATCGTGCTAAGGCCTCATGAGGCTAGAATTTACGAGTTATAG
- a CDS encoding carbohydrate ABC transporter permease: MKRSSKWIFEILLAVIALAFLSPVYIMVVNSFKNRAELYENALALPSTLSFQYYSKAMEKMSYLTAFGNSLFVTVVSVVIVVVLASMTAWMLVRTDNKLSKVIFLILVSTMLIPFQTLMMPLMQVMDWIRSNLHIPMLNTHGGLIYMNVGFHASMAVFLYHGFIKSVPIALEEAATLDGCSKFGVFWRIVFPMLKTITITIAILDVIAIWNDYLLPSLTLSDKGLRTIPLSTFYFFGEFTIVWNLAMAGLTLTIIPVVIFYFFAQKYIIKGIAAGAVK, from the coding sequence ATGAAGAGATCAAGCAAATGGATATTCGAAATTTTGCTTGCCGTTATTGCGCTTGCCTTCTTGTCTCCCGTTTATATTATGGTGGTGAATTCATTCAAGAATCGCGCGGAATTATATGAGAATGCCTTAGCGTTGCCCTCGACTCTAAGCTTCCAGTATTATTCCAAAGCGATGGAGAAGATGAGTTATCTCACCGCTTTCGGCAACTCGTTGTTCGTGACCGTCGTCTCCGTCGTCATCGTCGTCGTTTTGGCTTCCATGACCGCGTGGATGCTGGTCAGAACGGACAATAAATTAAGTAAAGTCATCTTTCTGATCTTAGTCTCAACGATGCTGATTCCTTTCCAAACGTTAATGATGCCTCTTATGCAGGTAATGGACTGGATTCGCAGCAATCTCCATATCCCGATGCTGAATACGCACGGGGGTTTGATTTACATGAACGTTGGATTTCATGCCAGCATGGCTGTATTTCTCTATCACGGCTTTATCAAGTCGGTTCCTATCGCTCTGGAAGAAGCGGCGACATTGGACGGCTGCAGCAAGTTCGGCGTGTTCTGGCGCATCGTGTTTCCGATGTTGAAGACGATTACGATCACCATTGCGATTCTGGACGTCATCGCGATATGGAACGACTACTTGCTTCCGTCTTTGACGTTATCCGATAAAGGCTTGCGTACGATTCCGTTGTCGACCTTTTATTTCTTCGGAGAGTTCACCATTGTGTGGAACCTGGCGATGGCCGGATTGACTTTGACGATTATACCGGTAGTCATTTTCTACTTTTTCGCGCAGAAATACATCATTAAGGGCATTGCGGCCGGAGCGGTAAAATAA
- a CDS encoding carbohydrate ABC transporter permease gives MSKRKDKAWYALFTVPLLFVFTTVVIIPFVIGIGYSFVKWDGIPANPKVFVGFDNFVQLFQDDRFIASSWNTVQFTVLSLIAVNVFGLLLSLLVTTKLRVSNAARTLFFMPNLIGGLILGYIWQFIFTDAFKLIGQKTGLGSIFFNWLLDPQFALYAMVIVFTWQMAGYTMIIYIAGIQGIPDDMIEAAKVDGANMWQRLTRIIFPLLMPSFTICFFLTLSGAFKMFDVNLSLTKGGPNNSTEMFAMNIFNEIFGYGHYGLGQAKAIVFFLVVAILTLTQVAITKRKEVQM, from the coding sequence ATGAGTAAGAGGAAGGACAAAGCTTGGTATGCCTTGTTTACGGTACCGTTGTTATTTGTCTTTACGACCGTTGTGATCATCCCGTTCGTGATCGGGATCGGATATTCCTTCGTGAAATGGGATGGGATTCCGGCTAATCCCAAAGTATTCGTCGGATTCGATAATTTCGTCCAATTGTTCCAAGACGATCGGTTTATCGCCTCCTCGTGGAACACCGTTCAATTTACGGTTTTATCGCTGATAGCGGTTAACGTATTCGGACTTTTGTTATCTCTGCTCGTTACGACCAAACTTCGCGTTAGCAATGCGGCACGAACGTTATTTTTTATGCCGAACTTGATCGGCGGTTTGATTCTCGGGTATATTTGGCAATTCATCTTTACCGACGCATTCAAATTAATCGGCCAGAAAACGGGCCTTGGAAGTATATTTTTTAACTGGCTGCTCGATCCGCAATTCGCGCTGTACGCCATGGTTATCGTTTTCACCTGGCAAATGGCCGGGTATACGATGATTATTTATATCGCGGGCATTCAGGGGATTCCCGACGACATGATCGAAGCCGCTAAAGTAGACGGAGCGAATATGTGGCAACGGCTGACCAGAATTATTTTCCCGCTATTGATGCCTTCGTTTACGATTTGCTTCTTTTTGACGCTTTCCGGCGCATTCAAGATGTTCGACGTGAACTTGAGCTTAACTAAGGGAGGACCGAATAACTCCACGGAAATGTTCGCGATGAATATTTTCAACGAAATTTTCGGTTACGGGCATTATGGGCTCGGTCAGGCTAAAGCTATCGTATTCTTCTTGGTCGTGGCGATTCTTACGTTGACTCAAGTGGCCATCACCAAACGGAAAGAGGTGCAAATGTAA
- a CDS encoding sugar ABC transporter substrate-binding protein, whose translation MKKTKKVFGLLTATALIAAMVGCGNSNGNGSSTGSNSPSPSSSPTAPASSPAAPAEKLKKISIFQSKVEIAESLEALTKKYTEETGNEVEVWGSAGDAYSTQLRAKLAANEGPNLFSVGTGSDAEKFKSYFYDLSNEPYASNIAPNIALKLDGKVVGVPYGVEGFGLVYNKSLVDPNNVKDLASFTAALEKLKADGKNGLSLSQEAYFLIGHIINYPFALQPDSKAFIEKLNKGEVKMAETKEFQEFAKFMDAIKANTGNPMEVKYDSQMGDFATGKTAMVHQGNWSYGMLKDFGDLGFEIGMMPFPLAGNSKLSIGVASNWVINGTSGADEIKAASAFLNWLLTSETGKNAIVNEFKFIPAMTNIEANELDPLSKDVFEATKSGQTIPWAFNDFPQGIIVNDLAPATQEFFLSKDMTGEQLLQKLDALWAKAAK comes from the coding sequence TTGAAAAAAACAAAAAAGGTTTTTGGTTTACTGACGGCTACGGCTTTGATCGCGGCAATGGTAGGCTGCGGCAACTCGAATGGCAACGGTTCTAGCACGGGTTCCAATTCTCCTTCGCCTTCTTCTTCTCCTACGGCTCCTGCGTCTTCGCCTGCAGCGCCAGCGGAAAAGTTGAAAAAGATCTCTATATTCCAATCAAAAGTCGAAATCGCGGAGTCGTTGGAAGCGCTGACAAAGAAGTACACGGAAGAAACGGGCAACGAAGTCGAAGTGTGGGGTTCCGCGGGCGACGCTTACAGCACGCAATTGCGAGCTAAGCTTGCCGCTAACGAAGGACCGAATCTTTTCAGCGTCGGAACGGGCTCGGATGCCGAGAAATTCAAGTCTTATTTCTACGATCTAAGCAATGAACCGTATGCGAGCAATATCGCCCCTAACATAGCGTTGAAATTGGACGGCAAAGTCGTCGGCGTACCTTACGGGGTAGAGGGTTTCGGGCTGGTGTACAACAAGAGCTTGGTAGATCCGAATAACGTCAAGGATCTCGCTTCCTTCACTGCGGCGCTCGAAAAGCTTAAAGCGGACGGAAAGAACGGTCTGAGCCTTTCTCAGGAAGCCTACTTCTTGATCGGACACATTATTAACTACCCATTCGCGTTGCAGCCGGACTCGAAAGCCTTTATCGAGAAGCTGAACAAAGGCGAAGTTAAGATGGCGGAAACGAAAGAGTTCCAGGAATTCGCGAAATTCATGGATGCCATTAAGGCGAACACGGGCAATCCGATGGAAGTGAAATACGACTCCCAGATGGGAGACTTCGCGACAGGCAAAACGGCAATGGTTCATCAAGGGAATTGGAGTTACGGAATGCTGAAGGATTTCGGGGATCTAGGGTTTGAAATCGGCATGATGCCGTTCCCGTTAGCCGGCAATAGCAAACTATCCATCGGCGTAGCGAGCAACTGGGTAATCAACGGAACTTCCGGCGCGGACGAGATCAAAGCGGCTAGCGCGTTCCTGAACTGGCTGTTAACGAGCGAAACCGGCAAGAACGCGATCGTGAACGAGTTTAAGTTTATTCCGGCCATGACGAACATCGAAGCGAACGAATTGGATCCGTTGTCCAAAGACGTATTCGAAGCGACGAAAAGCGGCCAAACGATTCCTTGGGCGTTTAACGACTTCCCGCAAGGAATCATCGTTAACGACTTGGCGCCGGCTACGCAAGAATTCTTCCTTTCGAAAGACATGACGGGCGAGCAATTGTTGCAAAAGCTGGACGCTTTGTGGGCTAAAGCCGCGAAGTAA